The window CTTTAACTTGCTGAGCTCGCGCACTGCTGCTGAAAACATTGCCATGCCCCTGGAGGTGATGGGTTATAGCCGTCTGCGTATCAAGGCGCGGGTAGCAGAACTGCTGTCTTTGGTGGAGCTAGAGGGCAAGGGTGATAGCTACCCCGCCCAACTGTCTGGGGGGCAAAAACAGCGGGTAGGCATTGCTCGGGCCTTAGCCGCTGACCCCAAGGTGCTGTTGTCGGACGAAGCAACCTCGGCCCTAGACCCCCAGACTACTCAATCTATTCTGTCGCTGCTGAAGAAGTTGAACCAGCAAATTGGTCTCACCATTTTGCTGATTACCCACGATATGGGAGTAGTGAAGCGGATCTGCGATCGCGTCGCCATTTTAGAGCAGGGTAAAGTCATTGAGCGCGGCAGGGTGGCTGACTTAGCATCCCAGCCTCACTCCCGCCTAGCCCAGGACTTTTTTCCTCGGCTGACGGGCTACCAACCTCGGCCTGACGTGCTGCTGGTCACCATTGCTTTTCGGGGTGAGGTAGCCAATGAACCATTTATTGCCACCCTGGTGCAGCGGTTCAATGTGGGGGCCAACATTATCAATGGGGCAATTGAAACCATTGGGGGGCAGCCGGTGGGGCAGTTTCAGATCGAACTGGCAGGGCCAGAGCGGTACGTTGCCCTCGACTATTTGACCCAGCTCAATCTTGCCGTGGAGGTACAGGATGGACGCACAGCTGCTGAGCAATTTGTGGACAGCAACCCTTGAGACGCTCTATATGGTGAGCGTTTCGTCGCTGCTGGCGGCGGTGTTTGGCTTACCCCTGGGGCTGCTGCTGGTGATTACGGGAGCCAGGGGCTTTTTGCCGAACCCATTGGTAAACCAGGGGCTGGGTTGGGTGATCAATGGGGTGCGATCGCTGCCCTTCATCATCTTGCTGGTGGCGATTTTGCCCCTCACCCGCTTAATCGTTGGCACAACCATTGGCAGCACCGCCGCCTTGGTACCTCTTACCCTCTCAGCCATTCCTTTTTTTGCCCGTGTGGCCGAAACTGCCCTCCTCGAAGTTGACCCAGGCCTGGTGGAAGCCGCCGAAGCCATGGGCTGTAGCTACTGGGATATCGTTCGCAAGGTGTTAATTCCAGAGTCACGGCCCGCTTTGGTGCTGGGTTTGACCCTGATGGTCATTAGTCTGGTGGGCAACTCGGCGATGGCTGGGGTCGTAGGCGGTGGCGGTTTAGGCGATCTAGCAATTCGCTACGGCTTCCAGCGCTTTGACACGCGGGTGATGGTGTACACGGTGGTCATTTTGATTGCCTTGGTGCAGCTGATTCAGTGGTTTGGCGACGGCGTGGCCTACCGGCTGCGCCGTACCGGCAATGTAGCGCCCTCCCCCGGTTGGACCAATCCCTTGGCGCGGCTGCGAAAGACCTAGGCTGTGCCTATATCGAACCTAGCGCCCTGGTGGAATTTCTTTACTCTTTAAATCTCTATGACAACTACCCTCAAGGAGGAGCTTTTGAGTCTGATTCGCCATCGATCGAGGTTGTTTTAGCATGCGCGGTGTCTCCTACCTCTCCCCCAATCTGCTTTGGCTGTATCGGGCTGTGGGTGACTACCTCGGTCGTCGCTTGGGCTGCTCGGTGGATGTGATGCAGGGAGCCGATGATCCTCTGACCGATCCAGATCTGGTGGGCGATCGCTGGGATCTGCTCTTTCTCTGCGGCCTGCCCCTGATGCGCTATGCCCAGCGGGTTCCTGATCAGCTGCGGCCCCTGGTAGCTCCGGTGATGGATCAGGCTCGCTATGGTGGGCAGCCGGTGTACTTTTCAGATGTGGTGGTGCGGAGCGATCGCCCCTTGCATACCTGGGACGACCTGGCACAGACGGTATTTTGCTACAACGATCGCGGCTCTCACAGCGGCTACAGCCGGATGGGCTACGAGCTGCACCAGAGAGGACTAGACTGGGGATTCTTTGGGCAGAAGCTGGAATCGGGGAGCCATTTGCGATCGCTCCATGCCATTCTCATGGGCCAGGCTGACTGCGCTGCGATCGACAGCACCGTACTCGACCAGGCCCTGAGAGACGACCCCATCCTCGGCCAAAAGATCCGCATTATTACTAACCTCGGCCCCTCTCCCATGCCGCCCATTGCGATCTCTCAACGGTTGGGTCAGGACGTGCTGCAAACCTGGCAAGCAGCACTCCTTCAACCCGACGCCACGTTGCAGCAGCAGCTTGCCCAGGCTGGAATCCAGCGCTTTGCGGCAGTGGACTATAGCATCTATGAGCCGGTTTTGGCGATGTATGAGGGGAGTAAAGGAGTTGGGGGTGAAGGGTAGGCAGTAAATTGCCCCTCTACCCCTTACTCCCTAACCCTCTACACCCTGTCCCCGCCAAGCCAAAAAAGCCTCCAGCGTCGGAAAGTAGCGAATCACCTCATCAAGGCCTATCGGTCTACCCGAGCGGTAGCCATCCCAATAGGCGGCATCGGTACTTTTGGGCAGTAGACCCGCATCGCGATCGCGGCACCCCCGCTGAAAAAATTCTTCTCGACGGCTTTTCATCACAACCTCCAGGACTCAACCAAAATGCACCCTTGCCATGCCGTGCCAATAGAACAGCAGCAAACCGGATTGCAGTAATGGCCAGGGTTTTAACCCTATGAGTTGATCTTACGAAGGTGGTTTGATAAGAGCAAATAGTCTTTTTTGTGAAAGTAATAGATTTTGTTGATGGAAAAGGCAGAGCTAGGAAAAACGGTGCGAATGTTGAGGTTTTGCTCGGTATCAGGGACCCAAACCTTTGCGCTATGCTAGCGCCTGCCGCAGGGCAAACTGCTGCGGAGCCTGGGCCTGCTGCTCTACAGCGTGACGATACACTTGCTTAAACAAGGTCTGTTGCGTGTGGCTGCCCCCCAGGCGATAGAGGTGTGGCAGCACGGGGCGCAGGTGGGCGATCGCCCCCACCCAATCCCCATTAGCGTGGGCCACTAACCCCTGAGCAGCGGGAACAGCCAGTTTGAGCCAGCGTGTTTTGGTCAGCTCATCCTGGCGATGGGCGTGGCGGACCATGTCGTCGATCATGGTGGCGGCATAGTCGTTGCGATCGCCTCGGGCCAGGCCATAGACATAGTGCAGGTCTTGAAAAGGCAGGGCATGCTCTTGCAGACGCGCTCGCAGCGGTTTGGCCAGCGATCGCCAGCGATTACCCACCGATACCCCCGCTAGCTCTAGCCGCAGCAGTAGCGAAATTGCCCCTACCTGGTCTTTGGGGGTGTGCCTGCGGGCCAGTCCCCATACGTGCTGGTCATAGAGTCTGAGCACCGTGGCGGTGTCGCCTTGGGCTAGATAAGCCAGGGCCACGTGCCACCAATTGTGGGTATAAAGCATCGAGTTACAGCCGCGCCAGGTGTCGGCGTTGGCCTCCATCCAGTCAATGTTTTCGCGGTGGTGACCCTGGACATCAAGCACGTGGGCTACGGCGTGGTGCGCCCAGGGGTTGTGGCGGCGCAGCTCTGTGGCCCGTCGGCCCAGCGCTTCGGCCTGGTCATACTGGTGGCACTGCTCTAGGCCAAAGGCCACCATGCTGTAGAGCAACGGGTGTTCGGGATGTGCCGGAAGGGCCGCCAGGGCAACTTCTAGCAACCCCTGGCTCTCTCCCTGATAAAAGTAGTGGTACTGGGCCTGCTGCACCGCCAGCAAATCCTGCGGGAAGGCCTGCACTAGAGCAGTTTGATAAGCGATCGCCTGCCGAATGTGGCCCCTAGCCCAGGCCGCAATACCGTGAATATAGCCCTGCTCTCGCGGCGATGCCGACGCTAATCTGGCTAGCGCTCGGTTGAGGTAAGGTCTGGCACGCAGCCGATCGGTGCGGTTTTCTTGGCTGAGGTAATAAGCGGCCGCGTAGGCATGGGCGATCGCACAGTTGCCGTCTGCCTCAATCGCCTTGAGAATCGTCGTCTCTGCCTGGTCGCCGTAGGTCAGCGCCTGGTCGATAAATTGGTCAATAGCGGTCACCGCTTGAACAGAATCAGTGGTGACCAGCAAGCCTTGAGCGTCTTGAAGCATTACTTATAAGGTTGAGATTGAACCTTTGACCTGAGCTTTAAGACAATCAGCGATTAAGTTCAAATTGAAAACAAATTGAGATACATTTGTAATATATTTTAACTTTAGCGAATAATTCAAGCTGTAAATGTTGTAAACCGTCCTTAGGAAAAACTTTGTCTTCACTCAGCGATCAAATGTTTAGTACTTCTATGATTCCCCCATTGCAAGAGCTATGGGTCTTGCAATGGGTGGAGATGGCTAGTTAGATTTGAGGTGCAAATTAATTTCTGATTCTGAATTGAAGGCAATTGTAACCCCAGATGCTTTTTTGCACAAAAGCAGAATGTTAATATCGCCCAGGCTGATGACTTGGAGAAAGCCGCATGGCGCCAAAAGCTCGGTACTTAGGAGTTTTGTGTCTTCTAATGAAATAGGTTTTAGTTTGATTAGAGCAGCTCTTGTCCACTTTAAAGTGTGTTAGAGGGCAGATTTAAGCTGAGGCCTTAAAAATCTTTATCTGTTGCAAATTCGTCATAAGAAGCATTAGGAATTGGACCGAGGCGACACTGTTAGCGCAGTGGATCTACATTCTATTTCAGCTATTTTTTGCCTAAAGCTAAGTAAAGGAAAGAGTTTATGCAGGAATTTGAATTTGTGAAGGCGTCACTAACGCCAGCACAAGGGATTTTTACCTTAATTGCATTAGGGCTTATCTTGCTTGCCCTAGCGAATTATGTGCGAGTCACCCTTGTCAAAAACACCCACGACTTTGTGATTGCTGGTCGCAGATTGGGTTTTGGATTTGGAGTGGCAGGCATCATTTCAATTTGGACATGGGCGATGGCCGTGATGATGTCCTCTGCAATGACATATACATATGGGACTTCTGGACTCTGGTGGTTTACTGTTCCCAACGGTCTAGCGGTAATACTTATAATTCCATTCGCTAGACGATTGAGGGCGAAGATGCCGCACGGCTACACGATTGGAGAATTTATCAGTTCCCGCTTTGACGGAGCAGGTTTAGCACGTGTTGTGATGACAGCGGGTTTGTTGTTTGGCGCTTTGCTAGCCATCATTATTAACTTGAAGGGCACCTCGCTCGTAATCTCAACTGTATTTGGGGTTGACCAGGGTACAGTAGCTATCATTACGGCAATCATTGTTCTAGCCTATACAGTTTTGGGTGGGCTGTGGGCTTCTATCTCAACCTCTACTTTGACAACACTGTTCATTACCGTACCGACAGCTTTTGTCGTTACTGCCGTATTAAGCCAGGTTGGTGGAGCTGAGTTTGTTTGGCAAACAGTTGCTAGCAAAAGCACTGACTTTCTGTCAGTAGCTCGTCCAGAGGCCGCAGTTGGCTTTGGTATTACCCTGGCGCTTGGCCTGATCACAGCTACCGTCGTTGGGCAGGATTTTTGGCAAGTTGTTTGGGGTTTGAGGGAGAGAGAAGTAAGCCGTACCTTCTTTTGGGCTGGCGCGCTGTTCTACCCTATTCCTATTTGCCTTGGGATCCTAGGACTTGTAGGTATTGCTCTTAACGTGGATCTAGCAACCCATCTAAACGGCGATGCTGCCGCTGTTGGACCGTTTGTTATTTCTCACATCGGATTGCCTACCTGGCTGATTCTAAGCTATGTATTCGTGATTTTGTCGGCCTGTTATTCGACCATTGATGGTTCTCTTTCGGCAATTTCGTCCGTTGCAGCTGTTGATGTGATTAAGCCTTTTTCTCCCAATATTTCTGAGCACAAACTGTTTTCCTACACCAGGCTATCGATGGTGATTGCCGCCCTGATTGCGACGCTGGTTGTGTTAAGCGGTGTTGACTTTGTCACCATTGTTTTGACAACCTACGCGATTCGTACCGCTGTGCTAATTCCGTTTATGCTGGCGGTCTTTTGGGATCGAATGACAGCGGCTGGGTTTTTTGGGGGAACCGTTGCGGCGATCGCGATTGGGATGCCCGTTCACTTTACCTATGGTGAATTGCCAGGCAGCATCACCATTTTAGTTATTAGCGCAATTGTTCCATTAGTTCTAGGATTTCAAAATCAAAATCGATTCGACTACGATCGCCTCAAAAAAGCTGCAGATATTTCGGATAACTCTGCTCCCGTTAACCCAATCATTCCGGTTAACAACTAGCGACACTTCATCACGCTGATTTCTATCCTCTTACCTTGCGGAGACGCCCATGCAGCCCTCGTCTAATCGTTCATACGGGTTGAATTTCTTTGGAACTTCAAACAAGCATCTCTTGATTGCGATCGCTACTAGCATTCTCGCCGCTCAGGGGCGATCGCTTGCTACCACAGGCTCAGCTAATTCTACCGAACCCAGCTTCTTTGTTTCTACCGAGACGGCGATCTTCTTCTTTATTGGCATTGTCATCTCCTTTTTTTATATCAAAGGGATGGCTGGGGTTTTACGTGATGCAGTTAGAACTTACTCTTCCGAAGAGGAAGACACTCGTGACACTTTCACCAAAGGTTTCGTCGGAGCTATTCTAGCGGCGATCGCCTCTGCCGTTGTGATCTGGTCCTATGGGCTTGGTGCCTATTTTCTTTATGTTGGACCAGTGCTTAGTTTGCTTAGCCCCATCGGCATCATCTACTTTATGGCTCTCGACATTCAGCGATACAAAGAGACCTCAAGTCCCAAGTAGTTTGAAATATTTTTTAGGAACAGCACAAGCCAATTCTGTAAGAGCTTGTAGAGATTTCCTTGGACATGGTGTTCAAAATCAGCTCCTATAAGCATCTCAAAACATAACCTTGTCAAACATAAAAACGATACTTGAAGAGGCCTGGGTTTCGACGATTCACCATAAGGTGCTAAGAAAAAGGGCTCTATCGGTCGCGGGGTCGCCGTTGGTGATGCAGGTTTTTATCACTACACTGTCAAATTTTCTAGTCGAATTTATTCTTTGAGTACACAGCAGGTTCTATGGCATCTCAGAAAAAGCAGGCCCATCTTTTAGGCTTCATTCAACATGGAGTAAACAGCCACGCCACCGGTATGTGGCGACATCCCAAAGACAAAGTTAATTGGGACTGGAGCCGCCCGCCCTACTGGCAACACATGGCCCGCACCATGGAGCGGGGGCTGTTTGATGCCATGTTTATTGCCGATGAGCTAGCCCCCTACAACAACTATGAAAAAAGCTCCGATGCCTGCGTGAAATATGCGGTGCAGTGCCCTACCCATGAGCCATCTACTCTGGTGCCCATCATTACGACGGCGACTAAACACCTAGGGGTTGGGGTAACGCTGTCCACTGCCTTCGAGCATCCTTACTCCATGGTCCGGCGGCTCTCTAGCCTCGATCATCTTTCCGACGGGCGCATTGCCTGGAATATTGTCAGTTCCTATTCCAAAAGCGAGTGGGATGCCTACGGGGCCGAAATGAGCGATCGCGGCCACCGCTACGAGCGCATGGAAGAGTACATGGAACTCTGCTACCAACTGTGGGATTCGTGGGCACCTGATGCCATTGTTGCTGATAAGGCCAGCGGCATTTTTGCCGACCCAGCTAAGGTAAAGGAGATCAACTTTGAAGGCGAGTTTTTCCGCAGCAAAGGGCGATCCTTCTGCTACCGATCGCCTCAAGGTCGTCCAGTGCTTTGGCAGGCCGGTTCCTCCGATCGGGGGCGCGACTTTGCCGCCAAACATGCCGAAGCCATTTTTGCCGTACACCCCAACGTCGATCGAATGCGGCAGTACAGCGACGACCTAAATCAGCGGCTGATCAAGACCTTTAACCGTCCCCCCGGCAGCGTCAAACTGATCTATGGCTTGCAGTGCATCGTAGGCGAATCTCGCGCCCATGCTCAGGAAAAGTACGAGCAAATTCGCGCCAATATTCCCCTAGAGGGTGCCCTCGCCTGGATCTCGGGCCACTTCGGCCCCGACTTTTCCACCTACGATCTCGACGAGTACGTGCAGAACATCGAAATCCCCGGCATCCAGGGCTTGTTTGAGAGCATTATCTACGCTAAGGGTGGCGACCCGATTACCGTAAAAGAAGCTGCCCTCTACTACGCCATGGGCATGGGTATGCCGATTACTGTGGGCACTGCTTCTGATATTGCCGACACTTTGGAATATTACATGGACGAAGGCGGTGCTGACGGGTTCATGCTAGTGGCCACCTACACCCCTGGCTGTTTTGAAGAATTTGTCGATTTAGTGGTGCCAGAACTCCAGCGGCGCGGACGCTACCGCACCACTTACCCCGGTACAACCTTGCGCGAAAACCTACTCGCTGATTGATTGAGGATGGGCTTCGTTCCTAACTAGCCATTGTCTGTAACCTAGATCTGGTGGCACTAGTTTTCTAACGGATGATAGGTAGAACGTGGGTTAGTGATTGTCTCCTGGCTAATGCGGTGTCCTAATCGCTCGCGATCGTGCTTATTGCCGTTCGCGATAAAACAATCAAACTGACAAGACCACTTCCAATGCAAGATATGGAGGCAATGAAAGAGAGCAGTATCTAATACCTGTTTTTCCAGGGCTGAGTTTCAGTTCAGCATTGAGCAACTTTGAGATTGACATTGAAGCAAAGACTTTTCTCCTAAAGTCTGAAACTCTATCGAAATAAAGGTTATGGGGGCGGGGTCGTTGGCTGGGTCACGCGGTTGACTAGCTGCTGAATGCGATCGTAGTGAGCCCCCTTCCAATAGATCTGAGCACAGCCCTGGCAACGGGCAAACTCGTCGTAGTGCAGGCGGGTGAGTGGCAGAAGTTGATCCGCTATTTCTGCTTTGTCGACCGGTAGCAGGGTGTCATTGCAGCGGGGGCAGCGCTCTAGGGGCGCAATGGCATCCTGTAAGCAGAATCGCTCTAGCACCTCTCGGGTCTGGGTCTCTGGTATGTGGGAGCGAACAATGTACCCGTGGGTGACAATACTGCGCTTCAAGAGACCTCGATCTTGGGTGAGCAGAATGCGCTGTTCTCGGTTTGCAAGGTGGGCTAGGTCACTATCCTCATAGTCGTTGCGGTAAAGCGCATCGAACCCCAGCAGTCGCAGGTAGGTGGCTAGCTTGCCCAGATGCACGTCCAGCACAAACCGCGTAGTGACCAGCGGGTGAGGACGCACTAGCGAAACCGGGCTGATATCAAGCTGCTTGAAGTAGGGGTAGACAGCGATGCGATCGCCATCCTGAGCCAAATAGCCAAAGCCAACAGACTCGCCGTTGACCAAAATCAAATCCACTTCTGGGTGAGGGATACCCAAGGACTCGATTACGTCCTTAATAGCAGCGGGCTCGTTGATCTCGTGGGCAAACTCTACTTGCTTGCGATCGGCAGGTAGAAAGTCGTTTAACTCAGCATAGAACCGGAAAATGAGCTGCAACATCAACGCTTACAGGGCAATCCAAGGCCAGAGGTCCATCCTCTTGATCTTGATAGAGTATTCTTCAATGACTTGGCAGTAGATAATTCAGGTATGAGGGCTGAGAGCTAAATAGCCGTAACGACAGCGCCCCGCACGGCTAACCCGACAGCGAGGTTTGAGACGAACATTGTTAAAGATACCGAAACCTCTTTGTTGAGGTGAGAAGCTTTGAAGCTGCTTAGGCATTCCTCATCGCGGCATTTGTGTGAGCCCAAACTGTCGCTTGAGTAGAAAATCCATCAGTTTGGGCGGCAACAGCTGCTTGAGCAACGGCAACCACCTGCTTTTTCTCCCTAGTCGGACTGTCACGGGTGGATGAGGCTTCATCACCAGTGCCACCAGCTGTTCGGCAAAGTCGTGGACAGGCGTAGCATTGGCTTGAGACAGCACCGCCCTGGCGCGAATCTTCGACTCCAGCGGCGCGTACCACGAGTTTGGCGAGAGCACCCCGGTCAATCCCTGACTCGCAGCTTGGCCAAAGTTCGATTGGATGGCACCGGGCTGCACAGTAACTACGTGGATGCCAAACGGGGCTAGCTCCATCCGCAGCGCCTCCGACAGGCTGTGCAAGGCTGCTTTTGACGCGCTATAAGCCCCAGAAAACGGCGTTGTAACTATCCCCGAGATACTGCCGATGTTGACGATGGTGCCCGATCGCTGCTCCTTCATCGCCGGAGCCACTCGCTGCACCAGCTCTAGAGGGGCCAGTACATTGGTGCGAAACTGGGCCTGAATCTGCGCCGGACTGAGATCCATTAGTGGGCCAAACTGGCCAAAGCCCGCATTGTTGACCAAAATATCGATTCGACCGACCTGGGCTAAAACGGTGTCAACGACCGACTTCATAGTCGCTGGGTCAGTGACGTCGAGCGGCAGGGTAAGAATGCCTTGGGCTTTCAAGTCATCTATGGCCTCTAGCCGTCTGGCTGTGGCCACAACCTGGCAGCCCCGCTGATGAAACGCCTGACATAACGCTTTGCCAATGCCCGATGAACAGCCGGTGACGATGACGACGGGAGAGGTCATAGGGATAGAACGGGTAGGCGATAGCTTTAGCAAGGTCTCTAGAGAATCCTAAGCAATGATGGGGTCAATGGGAGCGAAAAAACTGATGGCGAATGGTCAGATAAGTAAAGCTTTTGCAGGCAGATTTTCCGGCGATCGCTACCTCGTAGTTTATTGCACCGCAGGGGCTAGCCTAGCCTGAGGACAATGTGTGTTTTTGGAAACCGCTGGCTTATGCTCAACAACGTTACTACTGGGGAAAAAGGAGGTTTTTATGACTTCAATCAAGGGCCGTAGATTTTTGCTTCGGGTTTGTGGGGGTCTAGCGATCGCTTTATTTGCCGCTAGCTGCGGTCCTTCTGCTCCAACACCTAACCGTGCCGAGCCCCCAGCGCAGACGGTCGAACTCACCGTATCGGCGGCGGCTAGTTTGCAAGATGTTTTAGAGGCCATCACACCGCAATTTCATGCGGCCTATCCCACGATTAAAATTAGCTATAACTTTGGTGCCTCGGGTGCCTTACAGCAGCAAATTGAGCAGGGTGCTCCAGCCGATATCTTCTTTTCTGCCGCTGCTAAACAGATGGATGCATTAGCTGAGAAGGGATTAATTCTGAAGGATTCTCGGCAGGATGTGTTGACGAATAGCCTGGTGCTGATTGCCCCAGCTCAGTCGCAACTTGCGATCACAGATATTGCCCAACTCAAAGATGCTGAGGTGGGCGTCGTTGCGGTAGGCGAGTTTCGCAGCGTGCCGGCAGGGCAGTATGCAGAGCAGGTGTTCACCAAGCTAAATTTGCTGGAGGCCTTGCAGCCCAAGCTGGTGTTTAGCAACAGCGTGCGGGGGGTGTTGGCCGCTGTAGAGAGCGGCAACGCCGACGTGGGCATGGTCTATGCCACCGATGCGGCCCTCTCGGAGCGAGTTAAGGTGTTGGCGACGGCGACCGCAGCAAGTCATCAACCGATTGTTTACCCGATCGCAGTCGTCAGCAATAGCCCTAACCCCGACGCCGCGAAGACATTGATCGCGTTTTTGCAGACCCCTGCGGCCCGAACTAAGTTTAAGGAATTTGGCTTTGGGGTTGTCGCTCCGTAACGGCCTGCCATCCTACGGCTGCAAAACCTACCATGACCTTCTCTCCCCTGTGGATCTCCCTCCGGATTGCTGCGATCGCTACCCTGCTGGCATTTGTCTCAGGCATTGCTGCCGCGCAGTTTATGCAGGGCTATCGGGGTCGATGGCGATCGCTCTTAGACAGCCTGTTTTTGGCCCCTATGGTGCTGCCCCCTACGGTGCTGGGCTTTTTACTGCTGCTGCTGCTGGGTCGGTATGGCCCCCTTGGGGCCTTGATGGGGACAGCCGGTATCAACGTCGTGTTTACCTGGTATGCAGCGGTGATCACAGCGACGGTAGTGGCGTTTCCGCTGATGTACAAAACTGTGCTGGGTAGCCTAGAGCAGATCGATCGCTCGGTGCAGCAGGCCGCCCGCACTTTGGGTGCAACGGAGTGGCAGCTGTTTTTGGGCATTACGCTGCCCCTGGCTCTGCCCGGCATTGGGGCCGGTACCGCCCTGGCCTTTACCCGTGCCCTGGGCGAATTTGGGGCCACCCTCATGCTGGCAGGCAATATTCCGGGCAAAACCCAGACCCTACCTATGGCGATTTTCTTCGCCGTGGAGGCCGGGGCCTTTCACGAAGCCGCCCTGTGGACTGGGGTAATCTTGGCCATTTCCCTAGGCGGACTGGTGCTGATGAACCGCTGGCAATCCCAAGGTGCTAGGCTGCCAGCCCTGCGGTGGCTCGATCGAGGCTGGGCTGTTGTCTGCCGCACCCTGCACAGGCCATTCAACCGTCAACGTCCACCCCTTACGCCCCAACCCTTACGCCCTACCCCTCAACCCCCTCACCTCTCCATCAACCTCACCCACCACCTGCCTGGGTTCACTTTGGATGTGGCTTTCTCCACAGACCACTATCCCTTGGGTTTGCTGGGGGCATCGGGAGCAGGCAAAAGCCTAATTTTGAGATGTTTGGCGGGGCTAGAGACGCCCCACCGCGGCCGCATTGTAATGAACGGGCGGGTGCTGTTCGACTCAGCGTTGGGCATTAATCTACCCAGCCGCGATCGCAGAGTCGGCTATCTCTTCCAGCACTACGCTCTGTTTCCTCACCTGACGGTGGCCCAAAACATTGCCTACGGACTGCGGGGCGAGTCGAAAGCGGCGATCGCC is drawn from Leptolyngbya subtilissima AS-A7 and contains these coding sequences:
- the modB gene encoding molybdate ABC transporter permease subunit yields the protein MTFSPLWISLRIAAIATLLAFVSGIAAAQFMQGYRGRWRSLLDSLFLAPMVLPPTVLGFLLLLLLGRYGPLGALMGTAGINVVFTWYAAVITATVVAFPLMYKTVLGSLEQIDRSVQQAARTLGATEWQLFLGITLPLALPGIGAGTALAFTRALGEFGATLMLAGNIPGKTQTLPMAIFFAVEAGAFHEAALWTGVILAISLGGLVLMNRWQSQGARLPALRWLDRGWAVVCRTLHRPFNRQRPPLTPQPLRPTPQPPHLSINLTHHLPGFTLDVAFSTDHYPLGLLGASGAGKSLILRCLAGLETPHRGRIVMNGRVLFDSALGINLPSRDRRVGYLFQHYALFPHLTVAQNIAYGLRGESKAAIARKVAEQLQQVQLVGFGDRYPHQLSGGQQQRVALARALAPNPKILLLDEPFSALDAHLRSELEKQLLKTLASYPGLTLFVSHNLEEAYRVCERLLVLSEGSVVAEGPKQAIFDRPGSVTVAQLTGCKNISALRRQGDHTLAALDWCCPLQTLEPVLPIHTHVGIRAHRLTFPEQPTQPNTFPGWIAWTSETPHRISLYLKLGSPPSGLDDYHLQAEVFKDRWAELKERPFPWYVHLDPAQLLLLGR
- the modA gene encoding molybdate ABC transporter substrate-binding protein, whose amino-acid sequence is MTSIKGRRFLLRVCGGLAIALFAASCGPSAPTPNRAEPPAQTVELTVSAAASLQDVLEAITPQFHAAYPTIKISYNFGASGALQQQIEQGAPADIFFSAAAKQMDALAEKGLILKDSRQDVLTNSLVLIAPAQSQLAITDIAQLKDAEVGVVAVGEFRSVPAGQYAEQVFTKLNLLEALQPKLVFSNSVRGVLAAVESGNADVGMVYATDAALSERVKVLATATAASHQPIVYPIAVVSNSPNPDAAKTLIAFLQTPAARTKFKEFGFGVVAP